Proteins encoded in a region of the Flammeovirga yaeyamensis genome:
- the rplT gene encoding 50S ribosomal protein L20 produces the protein MPRSVNHVASRARRKKILKFSKGYYGARKNVWTVAKNTVEKGWQYAYIGRKQKKRNFRSLWIQRINAATRMYGDMSYSVFMGNLNKAGIELNRKVLADLAMNHPEAFKAVIEKVK, from the coding sequence ATGCCTAGATCGGTCAACCACGTCGCGTCTCGCGCTAGAAGAAAAAAAATCCTTAAGTTCTCAAAAGGTTATTACGGTGCTCGTAAAAATGTTTGGACAGTAGCAAAAAACACAGTTGAAAAAGGCTGGCAATATGCTTACATCGGTCGTAAACAAAAGAAGAGAAACTTCCGTAGCTTATGGATCCAACGTATCAACGCTGCTACTCGTATGTACGGTGATATGTCTTACTCTGTATTCATGGGTAACTTAAACAAAGCAGGTATCGAATTGAACCGTAAAGTTCTTGCTGACCTTGCTATGAACCACCCTGAAGCATTCAAAGCAGTTATCGAGAAAGTTAAGTAA
- a CDS encoding sodium:calcium antiporter — protein MDIFFGLLIIFIACIVIWKACDGFEDASGFLGRNMKGGVKGATIDAIGSSMPELFTTFFFLVIAGDAKGFASGIGTTSGSAVFNIMIIPAAVIISVIVINRTVSFINVNPKVILRDGIALMLAILCLIIFVSENELTWKHGAFLMSLYVVYVVSLLFIKMDDHGDEHDDYEYEAGEGGRLKALLHLDLSHAIIGNKEMNTGRAWFLLLASTGIVGAACHYLTIGCEMLGHGMGWDMYIVALIFAAAATSVPDTIISVKSANNGAYNDAISNALGSNIFDICFALGMPLTVYTLMNGSIPMEGDDTMAFIGQFRIILLILTGVSTLIFYIGAKRKRLGAKSGYFLVTLYVVFIIYTLAYRYSPEAISGIQDALLQINDFLVNLNPFHKV, from the coding sequence ATGGATATTTTTTTCGGTCTACTCATTATTTTTATTGCTTGTATTGTCATCTGGAAAGCGTGTGATGGATTTGAAGATGCCTCTGGATTTCTGGGTAGAAATATGAAAGGTGGTGTGAAGGGAGCTACAATCGATGCTATAGGTAGTTCGATGCCTGAACTTTTTACTACTTTTTTCTTCTTGGTTATTGCAGGTGATGCCAAAGGTTTTGCCAGTGGTATTGGTACTACATCAGGTAGTGCAGTTTTCAACATCATGATTATCCCAGCCGCGGTAATAATTAGTGTTATTGTAATTAATAGAACAGTTAGCTTTATTAATGTCAATCCAAAGGTTATTTTACGTGATGGTATCGCTTTGATGCTAGCCATTTTATGTTTAATCATATTTGTTTCAGAAAATGAGCTGACATGGAAACATGGGGCTTTTCTAATGAGTTTATATGTGGTTTACGTTGTTTCTTTACTATTCATCAAAATGGATGACCATGGTGACGAACACGATGATTATGAATATGAAGCAGGTGAAGGTGGACGTTTAAAAGCATTATTGCATTTAGATTTGTCTCATGCAATCATTGGCAATAAAGAAATGAATACTGGTAGAGCTTGGTTCTTGCTATTAGCTTCTACTGGAATTGTAGGTGCTGCTTGTCATTACCTTACAATTGGATGTGAAATGCTTGGACACGGTATGGGATGGGATATGTATATCGTAGCATTAATCTTTGCCGCAGCTGCTACTTCAGTGCCGGATACTATTATCTCTGTAAAAAGTGCCAACAATGGTGCATACAATGATGCGATTTCAAACGCTCTAGGGTCTAATATTTTTGATATCTGTTTTGCATTAGGAATGCCTTTAACAGTATATACATTAATGAATGGATCTATTCCAATGGAAGGTGATGATACAATGGCTTTTATCGGTCAGTTTAGAATTATACTACTAATTCTGACAGGTGTATCCACTCTTATTTTCTACATAGGAGCAAAGAGAAAACGTTTGGGAGCCAAAAGTGGTTATTTCCTCGTAACATTGTATGTAGTATTCATTATTTATACTCTTGCCTATAGATATAGCCCAGAGGCTATTAGCGGTATTCAAGATGCCTTATTGCAGATCAATGATTTTCTAGTGAATCTTAACCCTTTCCATAAGGTTTAA
- the rpmI gene encoding 50S ribosomal protein L35 — MPKVKTKSGAKKRFKLSGTGKIRRKHAYKSHILTKKTTKQKRNLTLMGEVDKADTVNVKKMLWL, encoded by the coding sequence ATGCCAAAGGTTAAAACTAAATCTGGAGCGAAAAAACGTTTCAAGTTGTCAGGAACTGGCAAGATCAGAAGAAAGCACGCTTACAAGTCGCACATCTTAACTAAGAAAACGACGAAACAAAAGCGTAACCTAACTTTGATGGGTGAGGTAGACAAGGCGGATACTGTAAACGTGAAAAAAATGCTTTGGTTATAA
- a CDS encoding MBL fold metallo-hydrolase, which translates to MNSIQPIDLNFLECKEAIASYLIETSEGPILIETGPHSTYPILKEAIKKQGYEIEDIKHVFITHIHLDHAGAAWKFAEHGAKVYLHPFGVRHMADPSKLMASAKMIYKDDMDRLWGEMHEIPEDLLIAPENGSTIKIGDVDVTAWFTPGHANHHIAWQIEDFLFTGDVAGVKIGDGPVVAPCPPPDINLEKWQASIDLIRKISPSKLYLTHFGVVTDVVNHLIALEKDLYKVAEIVKNYSENDYSLEKMEELFTTYVNNELKSLGLKDEALKQYDAANPPFMSVAGLLRYWKKKN; encoded by the coding sequence ATGAATTCAATTCAACCCATCGATTTAAATTTTTTAGAATGTAAAGAAGCCATCGCCTCTTACCTTATTGAAACTTCAGAAGGACCAATTTTAATTGAAACTGGACCTCATTCAACTTATCCAATCCTAAAAGAAGCTATAAAAAAGCAAGGTTATGAAATAGAAGACATCAAACATGTTTTTATTACACACATTCATTTAGATCATGCAGGAGCAGCTTGGAAGTTTGCTGAACATGGAGCGAAAGTTTATTTACATCCTTTTGGTGTTAGACATATGGCCGATCCTTCTAAATTAATGGCTTCAGCTAAAATGATTTATAAGGACGATATGGATAGATTATGGGGAGAGATGCATGAAATTCCTGAAGATCTATTGATCGCTCCAGAAAACGGGTCTACGATAAAAATAGGTGATGTTGACGTTACTGCTTGGTTTACACCGGGACATGCAAATCATCATATCGCATGGCAGATTGAAGACTTTTTATTTACAGGAGATGTGGCTGGTGTTAAAATAGGAGATGGCCCTGTTGTGGCTCCTTGTCCTCCTCCAGATATCAATTTAGAGAAATGGCAGGCATCAATTGATTTAATTCGTAAAATTTCTCCATCTAAATTATACTTAACTCACTTTGGTGTCGTTACTGATGTAGTGAATCACCTCATTGCACTTGAAAAAGACTTATATAAAGTTGCAGAAATTGTGAAAAACTACAGCGAAAACGACTATTCTCTAGAAAAAATGGAAGAACTTTTCACAACATATGTAAATAATGAGTTAAAATCATTAGGTTTGAAGGATGAAGCGCTCAAACAATATGATGCTGCCAACCCACCTTTTATGAGTGTGGCGGGATTATTGCGTTATTGGAAAAAAAAGAACTAA
- the infC gene encoding translation initiation factor IF-3 has translation MARDSHRTNHQIRVREVRLVGDNVENGVFSRDEALKLAENLDLDLVEISPNAKPPVCKIIDYSKFKYEQKKREKELKAKASKTVVKEIRFGPNTDQHDLDFKTKHAVKFLNDGNKVKAYVHFHGRTIIYKDRGRELLQRFAEKIQEHGKIEGQMRVEGRRMIMFISPNVPKK, from the coding sequence ATGGCAAGAGACTCTCATAGAACCAACCATCAAATTAGAGTCAGAGAAGTTCGACTAGTTGGTGACAATGTAGAAAACGGTGTATTTTCAAGAGACGAGGCTTTAAAACTCGCTGAAAACTTGGATCTAGATCTAGTAGAAATTTCACCCAATGCAAAACCTCCGGTTTGTAAAATCATTGACTACTCGAAATTCAAGTACGAACAAAAGAAAAGAGAAAAAGAGTTAAAGGCTAAAGCATCCAAAACAGTAGTGAAGGAAATTCGTTTCGGTCCTAATACAGACCAACACGATTTAGACTTTAAAACTAAGCACGCCGTTAAGTTCTTAAACGATGGAAATAAAGTAAAAGCGTATGTTCACTTCCACGGACGTACAATCATCTACAAAGATAGAGGTAGAGAACTTTTACAACGTTTTGCTGAAAAAATTCAGGAACACGGAAAAATCGAAGGTCAAATGCGTGTTGAAGGACGTAGAATGATCATGTTTATCTCTCCAAACGTTCCTAAGAAATAA
- the abc-f gene encoding ribosomal protection-like ABC-F family protein, protein MLAISNVSFHFGSRTMYQNASLTVYPKNRIGIVGHNGAGKTTLLKLIHGDLTPDEGSITMPKGCTIGFLNQDLLSYQTEESILSVAMEAFGPVLKIQAQIDEILLEMETDYKEELVEKLASLQEKFEAMEGYTVKSKAEAILAGLGFKNHELERPLHSFSGGWRMRVMLGKLLLMKPDVLMLDEPTNHLDLPSIQWIENYLSSYEGAVLIVSHDREFLDRAINQTVEVSQGRLTSYSGNYSFYLEERKLRAELQKNAYENQQQKIKETERFIERFRSKATKAKQVQSRVKMLDRMDMIEDVRNDNPEINMDFKFNQQPGKVISELVDFDKAYDEKIIFQNANLQLMRGDKVALIGANGKGKSTLLRLISAREDFDKGERKGGHNVITAFYAQHQLEDLNVENEILDELKQAGSDKTEQELRGILGCFLFGGDEIFKKIKVLSGGEKSRVALAKTLISEANFLMLDEPTNHLDIPSVNILIQALQQYLGTYLIVSHDRHFISHVANKIWYIEDGQLKEYPGTYLEWVEWKQRQDQEKELLEKLDQEDGNIESKPKKEKKKHVNYNLKEWQKKMKKAKSEMEKYEELVMELEEKKEEIEGSLGDPEIFGNPDKLAETNTQYQKVKEELDEATELWEEWTMQVDELEELKPE, encoded by the coding sequence ATGTTAGCGATTAGCAATGTATCTTTTCACTTCGGAAGCAGAACCATGTATCAAAATGCTTCTCTCACTGTTTACCCTAAAAACCGCATAGGTATTGTGGGCCACAATGGTGCAGGTAAAACCACATTGTTAAAATTAATCCATGGCGATTTGACTCCTGATGAGGGTTCGATTACAATGCCTAAAGGATGTACTATCGGATTCCTAAATCAAGATCTCCTATCCTATCAAACTGAAGAATCTATTCTTAGTGTTGCGATGGAAGCTTTTGGTCCTGTCTTAAAAATTCAAGCACAGATCGATGAAATCCTTCTTGAAATGGAAACGGATTATAAGGAAGAATTAGTCGAAAAATTAGCTTCATTACAAGAAAAATTTGAAGCTATGGAAGGTTATACCGTTAAATCTAAAGCAGAAGCAATTTTGGCAGGCCTTGGATTTAAAAACCATGAATTAGAAAGACCTTTACATAGTTTCTCTGGTGGATGGAGAATGCGTGTAATGTTGGGTAAACTATTACTTATGAAACCCGACGTTTTAATGCTTGATGAGCCTACCAACCACTTGGACCTTCCTTCAATACAGTGGATTGAAAACTACCTTTCATCCTACGAGGGTGCTGTTTTAATTGTATCTCACGATAGAGAATTTTTAGACAGGGCTATTAATCAAACTGTAGAAGTATCACAAGGTCGTTTAACCTCCTATTCTGGCAATTACTCATTCTATTTAGAAGAAAGAAAATTAAGAGCTGAGCTTCAAAAGAATGCATACGAAAATCAGCAACAAAAAATAAAAGAAACAGAGCGTTTTATTGAGCGCTTCCGTTCGAAAGCTACAAAAGCAAAACAAGTACAGTCTAGAGTAAAAATGCTCGATCGTATGGATATGATTGAGGATGTTAGGAATGACAATCCGGAAATCAACATGGACTTTAAATTTAACCAACAGCCAGGAAAAGTTATTTCTGAATTGGTTGATTTCGACAAAGCCTATGATGAAAAAATCATATTTCAAAATGCGAACCTTCAATTAATGAGAGGTGATAAAGTAGCCCTCATTGGCGCCAATGGTAAAGGTAAATCTACCCTACTTCGTTTAATTTCTGCTCGCGAAGATTTTGACAAAGGTGAAAGAAAAGGTGGTCATAATGTGATTACAGCCTTCTATGCACAGCACCAACTTGAGGATCTAAATGTTGAAAATGAAATTCTTGATGAACTAAAGCAAGCTGGGTCTGATAAAACAGAGCAAGAATTAAGAGGCATTCTTGGATGTTTCTTATTTGGAGGTGATGAGATTTTCAAGAAGATCAAAGTACTTTCAGGCGGAGAGAAATCTCGTGTTGCATTAGCTAAAACACTTATCTCAGAAGCCAACTTTTTGATGCTTGACGAACCGACCAACCACTTAGATATTCCATCTGTAAATATTCTTATTCAAGCTCTTCAGCAATATTTAGGTACTTATTTGATTGTATCACACGACCGTCACTTTATTTCTCATGTAGCCAACAAGATCTGGTATATCGAAGATGGCCAGTTAAAAGAATATCCTGGCACTTATTTAGAATGGGTAGAATGGAAACAACGTCAGGATCAGGAAAAAGAACTTTTGGAAAAGCTTGATCAAGAAGATGGCAATATAGAATCTAAACCTAAAAAGGAGAAGAAAAAGCATGTCAATTACAACTTGAAAGAGTGGCAAAAGAAAATGAAAAAGGCCAAATCTGAAATGGAAAAATACGAAGAATTGGTCATGGAACTTGAAGA
- a CDS encoding nucleotidyltransferase family protein, whose product MQSIGKVGVLIIAAGSSKRLGKPKQLLEYKGRTLVQHSIDKAKQLQNVDIAVVLGAYYDEISDVIKEDGVHIVNNETWQEGQGGSIAKGVKFFNDAEEKYSKVLILLSDMPLVDIPHLGNLIEKAKDRRIVMSKYDGFTGVPAVFDQTVFPELMALEGNFGAKSIVRKNKHSYASVDSRVPFLDVDTESDYHKLLKYSKEIGM is encoded by the coding sequence ATGCAGTCTATCGGAAAAGTAGGGGTGCTAATTATAGCAGCAGGTAGCTCTAAGCGCTTAGGTAAACCAAAGCAGTTACTTGAATATAAAGGAAGAACCTTAGTACAACATAGTATTGACAAAGCAAAACAACTACAAAACGTTGATATTGCTGTTGTGCTTGGGGCTTATTATGACGAAATTAGTGATGTAATCAAAGAGGATGGAGTTCATATTGTCAATAATGAAACTTGGCAAGAAGGGCAAGGAGGAAGTATTGCTAAAGGAGTAAAATTTTTTAATGATGCTGAAGAGAAATATTCTAAAGTATTGATCTTATTATCTGATATGCCATTAGTCGATATCCCTCATTTAGGAAATCTGATAGAAAAAGCTAAAGACAGAAGAATTGTAATGTCTAAATATGATGGATTTACAGGAGTGCCAGCTGTTTTTGATCAGACAGTATTTCCAGAATTGATGGCTTTAGAAGGTAATTTCGGTGCAAAATCGATTGTTAGAAAGAATAAACATTCTTATGCCTCTGTAGATTCAAGAGTACCTTTCTTAGATGTGGATACTGAAAGTGATTACCACAAATTATTGAAGTATTCTAAAGAAATAGGAATGTAA
- a CDS encoding M61 family metallopeptidase, translating into MKFKFYLCYQIFFFFAIQLLGQNPFIYKYQINLNEVNNDQLKVELSIDDLNEEELIFQFPAIVPGTYKVYNYGRFISDLKAFDTSGQPLSIKKIDDNRWRILSTKNISKISYLVDDTWDTKLPKKIFEPAGTNIDKDENFVLNNHGFFGYFDGMVENTFVLKVINNEKLYGVTSLSKEINTDSLDVYTAPSYHRLVDNPIMYSKPDTASIQVGNTIVKIGLRSPQKSITAKLISKELKKVLKAQQTFLKGDLPTNHYTFIIYLTDKPGVSGAMGALEHWNSSFYFLPTGKPKMIIPIIQEIAAHEFFHILTPLSIHSEEIAHFDYIEPKMSEHLWLYEGVTEYFAGLALVKNGVIDRTTYMNSIGKKILNSTKLYNRNIAFTTMSKGCLDKYGDQYPNVYEKGALIALGLDLVILEHSNGTQNLRDLMLKLSKKYGSDKPFKDEELFTVIGELSGIPETTTYLKKYVDSNTPLPLEEMMAKVGIDYAESREIATGTFGNIGISINDQDELFVEDLSDVDEFGKKMGYQLGDVLLKYNKQEITMENISDIINEVVNSPKKNTNIKVTVRRQGKIVKLKSKTVINHQTEDNIFEINGKRSPQALHLRELWLGKISDEKN; encoded by the coding sequence ATGAAATTTAAATTTTACTTATGCTATCAAATATTCTTTTTTTTCGCGATTCAATTGTTAGGACAAAACCCGTTTATTTATAAATATCAGATTAATTTAAATGAGGTAAATAATGATCAACTGAAAGTGGAATTAAGTATTGATGATTTAAATGAAGAAGAACTCATTTTCCAATTCCCTGCTATTGTTCCTGGTACATACAAAGTTTATAATTATGGTCGTTTTATATCCGATTTAAAAGCATTCGATACTTCGGGCCAACCCCTATCAATTAAAAAAATTGATGATAACCGTTGGAGAATCCTTTCTACTAAAAACATATCGAAAATCTCTTATTTAGTTGATGATACATGGGATACTAAGCTACCAAAAAAAATATTTGAACCTGCAGGAACAAATATTGATAAGGATGAAAACTTTGTCCTTAACAACCATGGCTTTTTTGGATATTTTGATGGAATGGTCGAAAACACTTTCGTATTAAAAGTAATAAATAATGAAAAACTCTATGGAGTAACTTCCTTAAGTAAAGAAATAAACACCGATAGCTTAGATGTATATACTGCACCTTCCTATCATCGTTTGGTTGACAATCCCATAATGTATTCTAAACCAGACACAGCCAGTATTCAAGTTGGAAATACAATAGTAAAAATTGGATTAAGGTCTCCACAAAAATCAATAACCGCTAAATTGATTAGTAAAGAACTAAAAAAGGTTCTTAAAGCACAACAAACCTTTTTGAAAGGCGATTTACCCACCAACCATTATACTTTTATTATTTATCTAACCGACAAACCTGGTGTATCAGGTGCTATGGGAGCATTGGAACACTGGAACAGTTCATTTTATTTCCTTCCTACTGGAAAGCCTAAAATGATCATTCCAATAATTCAGGAAATTGCTGCCCATGAGTTTTTCCATATTCTCACTCCTTTAAGTATTCATTCTGAAGAAATAGCTCATTTTGATTATATAGAGCCAAAAATGTCAGAACACTTATGGTTATATGAAGGAGTAACAGAATATTTTGCAGGTCTAGCTTTAGTTAAAAACGGTGTAATTGATCGTACGACCTACATGAATTCTATAGGGAAAAAGATTTTAAACTCCACTAAGTTATACAATAGAAACATTGCATTCACCACCATGAGTAAAGGCTGTTTAGATAAATATGGAGATCAATACCCTAACGTTTATGAAAAAGGAGCATTAATTGCCTTAGGGCTTGACCTAGTTATTCTAGAGCATAGTAATGGGACACAAAACTTAAGAGACTTAATGCTCAAACTGTCTAAAAAATATGGCAGTGATAAACCTTTTAAGGATGAAGAACTTTTTACTGTTATTGGCGAATTAAGTGGGATACCAGAGACAACCACATACCTCAAAAAATATGTCGACAGTAACACCCCTCTTCCTCTTGAAGAGATGATGGCTAAAGTTGGTATAGATTACGCAGAAAGTAGAGAAATTGCCACCGGTACATTTGGTAATATCGGAATCTCAATCAATGATCAAGATGAACTATTTGTTGAGGACCTCTCCGATGTAGATGAATTTGGAAAAAAAATGGGTTATCAGTTAGGCGATGTACTTTTAAAGTATAACAAGCAAGAGATCACTATGGAGAACATTTCAGACATAATTAATGAAGTGGTAAACTCTCCTAAAAAAAACACAAATATTAAAGTTACTGTAAGAAGACAAGGTAAAATTGTTAAATTGAAATCGAAAACAGTAATTAATCATCAGACTGAGGATAATATTTTCGAAATAAATGGAAAGCGCTCACCGCAAGCCCTTCATTTAAGAGAATTATGGTTAGGAAAAATCTCTGATGAAAAAAATTAA
- a CDS encoding S41 family peptidase — translation MKKYIFYLLSSILLITSCSKEEPINPVTSFSNDKEYLKELMSQWYLWNEELPAQINTNAYSDQFSMLQALRNEQDRWSLIQDKAAYEAYYQSGTVTDENSGAHGIYLSVFENGDLYLRFSYPGSEAFEKGLTRGTKINKINGVDVNTVSDEELNNLLGENVKGVTNTFEITIPERYVYDDEGVLVKKEEETKTVDITKEAVVIAPVVHKNIINVKRDGQVVKVGHIVFMSFIETAEEALNTAFAEFKAAGVSEVILDLRYNGGGRVNIAGQLSGLLAPASANGKDLFRYRHNALQVEQNSDYKLELEDANLNLDRVFMLTTGGTASASELMINALRPFMDVQVVGERTHGKPVGSYGFENNDFIYSVISLRILNADNEGDYFDGIPVNQEAFDDPTYNWEDTREPMLYQALQMIMNGAYDAGNAARMGHPTLKNMADHADKYKDVFIVDQINE, via the coding sequence ATGAAAAAATACATTTTTTATTTACTATCATCTATTCTGCTTATCACATCATGTAGCAAAGAAGAACCCATAAATCCAGTTACATCGTTTAGTAATGATAAAGAATATTTAAAAGAGTTGATGAGTCAATGGTATCTTTGGAATGAAGAATTACCAGCTCAAATTAATACAAATGCATACAGTGATCAATTCTCTATGCTGCAAGCACTTAGGAATGAGCAAGACAGATGGTCATTAATACAAGATAAAGCTGCATACGAAGCTTATTACCAATCAGGTACTGTAACAGATGAAAACTCTGGAGCACATGGTATTTATTTATCGGTTTTCGAAAATGGCGATCTTTATTTAAGATTTTCTTATCCTGGTTCTGAGGCCTTTGAAAAAGGTTTGACTCGTGGCACTAAAATCAATAAAATCAATGGTGTTGATGTCAATACTGTATCGGACGAAGAACTCAATAATTTATTAGGAGAGAATGTAAAAGGAGTAACCAATACATTTGAAATTACTATTCCTGAAAGATACGTATATGATGACGAAGGGGTACTTGTAAAAAAAGAAGAAGAAACTAAAACTGTAGACATTACAAAAGAGGCTGTAGTTATTGCTCCAGTAGTTCATAAAAACATTATTAATGTAAAACGTGATGGACAAGTAGTTAAAGTTGGACACATCGTATTTATGTCATTCATTGAAACAGCAGAAGAAGCATTAAACACAGCATTCGCTGAATTTAAAGCTGCAGGAGTTTCAGAAGTGATTCTAGATTTACGTTACAATGGAGGTGGACGAGTAAATATTGCTGGTCAACTTTCAGGGCTCTTAGCTCCAGCTTCAGCAAATGGAAAAGATCTATTTAGATACAGACATAATGCTCTTCAAGTAGAGCAAAACAGCGATTATAAATTAGAATTGGAAGATGCCAATTTAAATTTAGATCGTGTATTTATGTTGACAACTGGTGGTACTGCATCAGCAAGTGAGTTAATGATAAATGCATTACGTCCTTTTATGGATGTACAAGTTGTAGGTGAGAGAACACATGGAAAACCAGTAGGAAGTTATGGTTTTGAAAATAATGATTTTATCTATTCAGTGATTTCACTCAGAATATTAAATGCAGATAACGAAGGAGATTATTTCGATGGTATTCCTGTAAACCAAGAAGCATTTGATGATCCCACTTACAATTGGGAAGATACTAGAGAACCAATGTTGTATCAGGCATTACAAATGATTATGAATGGTGCTTATGATGCAGGTAATGCAGCAAGAATGGGGCATCCAACATTGAAAAATATGGCTGATCATGCAGATAAATATAAGGACGTATTTATTGTGGATCAGATAAATGAATAA
- a CDS encoding 3'-5' exonuclease: MNLNLKNPLVVFDLETTGTNVTKDRIIEISMVKADINGERTIKTYKCNPEMHIPSTSSKVHGIYDEDVKDMPTFKQIAKEVAAFMKGCDIGGYNVLRFDLPVITEEFLRAGIEFDFSQRKIVDAQKIFFMMEPRTLGAALKFYCGRELEDAHSAEADTIATLDVIDAQVKHYEGVTIKDKNGKDYEPVKNDMNALHELTAKNLVDFAGRMVLNNEGDPIFNFGKYKGKSVADTLKKDPHYYDWIINNDFALDTKNKLTQIRIKSQFQ; encoded by the coding sequence ATGAATTTAAATTTAAAAAACCCCTTAGTAGTATTTGACCTTGAAACTACAGGAACAAACGTTACAAAAGATAGAATTATTGAAATTTCTATGGTTAAGGCGGATATAAATGGAGAAAGAACCATCAAAACATATAAATGTAACCCAGAAATGCATATTCCTAGTACCTCTTCTAAAGTACATGGCATATATGATGAAGACGTAAAAGATATGCCTACTTTTAAGCAAATCGCTAAAGAAGTAGCCGCTTTTATGAAAGGTTGTGACATTGGTGGTTATAATGTGCTAAGATTTGATTTACCAGTGATCACAGAAGAATTTCTTAGAGCAGGGATAGAATTTGATTTTAGCCAAAGAAAAATAGTTGATGCCCAAAAAATCTTCTTTATGATGGAGCCTAGAACTTTAGGTGCTGCACTTAAATTCTATTGTGGAAGAGAATTGGAAGATGCTCATTCTGCAGAAGCAGACACTATCGCTACTCTTGATGTGATCGACGCTCAAGTAAAACATTATGAAGGGGTAACTATCAAAGATAAAAACGGAAAGGATTATGAGCCTGTTAAAAATGACATGAATGCACTTCATGAACTGACAGCTAAAAATTTGGTTGATTTTGCAGGTAGAATGGTACTAAATAACGAAGGTGACCCCATTTTTAATTTTGGGAAATATAAAGGTAAATCAGTAGCAGATACATTAAAAAAAGATCCACATTACTATGATTGGATAATAAATAATGACTTTGCTTTGGATACAAAAAATAAATTGACTCAGATTAGAATTAAAAGTCAGTTTCAATAA